A section of the Humulus lupulus chromosome 2, drHumLupu1.1, whole genome shotgun sequence genome encodes:
- the LOC133814579 gene encoding uncharacterized protein LOC133814579, with the protein MPIVVADTWMTPIITYLEQGTLAENRNDAKRTMRQAARYVIKEGVLYRRGYSMPLIRHGITKSFSSVAHPQANGQVKAVNKTLKDTLKKRLEQAKGCWVEELPEVLWSYRTTARMVTGHTPFSLAYGYEAMLPVEIDPPSHRRSTYNHDKNNKLLAESLDFIEEKREKASIRVAAHQ; encoded by the exons ATTGTTGTcgctgacacttggatgacacccatcatcacTTACCTCGAGCAAGGGACTTTAGCAGAGAACCGCAATGATGCCAAGAGGACGATGAGACAGGCTGCTCGATATGTCATAAAAGAGGGGgtgttatatagaagagggtactctatgccactgaTAAG GCATGGTATTACAAAGAGCTTCTCCTCGGTGGCTcacccacaagcaaatgggcaggtgAAAGCCGTGAATAAAACATTAAAGGACACCCTTAAGAAACGTCTCGAACAAGCTAAAGGGTGTTGGGTGGAAGAGTTACCAGAAGTTCTCTGGTCGTATAGGACCACTGCTCGGATGGTGACAggccatactcctttttccttggcatatggttaTGAAGCTATGCTACCAGTCGAGATCGACCCTCCGTCTCATCGAAGAAGCACTTACAACCAcgacaaaaataataaattgcTGGCTGAATCTTTGGATTTTATTGAGGAAAAGCGAGAAAAGGCGAGCATAAGGGTTGCTGCTCATCAATAA